The DNA window CCCACTCAATGTCTTCCAGTTCTCTACATGCTGTGACTGCCACTCCAGCCTGCCCTGCCACCTTTTCTTATTCCTTTCCTGCCTAACTTAAACTCAGCCCACACTGAAGACTCCCGCTTCTCCAAACCCCTCCCCTCTCCATCTTGTTCTTTGTTCATTGTTTCTTCCACACAATAGAGCTCCTTTAAGGATCATCTCAAGCATTGTGACACATTTTCTGATCCCCAATACATGATCTGTCCCTGCTTTGAACCCCAAAGTATTTTGTAACTAATGATACTCCTATCCTGCCTTGCCTTAATCCTCACTTCCAGAGTAAGAGGGTGCTGATAACAACAGGGCTGAAAACCACGACcctatagtaatttttaaaaaatctcagtactttgggaagccgaggcgggtggattgcttgaggtcagcagttcaagaccagcttcgccaatatggtgaaaccccatctctactaaaaatacaaaaataaggcatggtggcatgtgcctataatctcagctacttgggaggttgaggcaggagaatcacttgaacccaggaggtggagtttgcagtgagccaaaatcgcaccactgcactccagcctgggcaacagagtgaaactctgtctcaaaaaaaaaaaaaaaaaaaaaaaaaaactaaaaacaggccaggtgtggtggctcatacctgtaatcacagcactttgggaggccaaggcaggcggatcacctgaggtcaggagtttgaaaccagcctggccaacatggcaaaaccccgtgtctactaaaaatacaaaaaattagttgggcatggtgacgggcacctgtaatcccagctattcaggaggctgaggcaggagaatcgctttaacccaggaggcagaggttgcagtgagccgaggtcgcaccactgcactccagcctgggtgacagagcaagactccatctcaaaataataataaaattaaaaacctagtATGCATCAGAACCACAAGATGAgcttattaaaatacagattctcagGCCCAAAAGAGTGCTTCAGTAGGAATCTGCATTATTCCAAGCATTCTTTATGACTTTGATGCCCACCAGGGTAAGAACATTATAAGTTAACTTGAAGTGAACAGAATCCCCAGACCTAAGCCTCACTGATTAAATCTTAGGAAATGGAGGGAGTTCAGAGGTTAAATCCCTACCCTTCCTCCTCCAAGAGGTTAGATGAACAAAGACTCCAAAGTTTATTTGCCTTTCCTTTTTAATCCTCTTCTTACtccagctgtttttaaaaaactgcccaGAAAACCCAGTAATTAAGCAAAAGGGAGCTCAAAGAGCCAAGGCAAGCCAGCCCAAGAGCAGCAGGGTCCCTCCCGCAGGGGCCAAAGTCTGGATGCTGGGGTCTCCACTCAGAGCCTGGTAGTAAAAGCTGGTGCAGAATAAGGTCGTTCCGGAAGCTAGCAACAACCCGGCCTGAAGGAGACACAGCACAGAAAACAGGATTGTAAGAACAGGGCAGGCTGAGAGGGAGTGTGTGGGGCTTGGTCAGGGTTAGGCACAGGGAAAGATTACCCAGAAGGGCTTTCTGCAGTGGGGCACCCCTAACAGGGCCAGGCTATGTAAGAAGTGGTGTTTGTTGGCCTTTTCAAACAGctgtaagaaaaagaaacgaAGGGATATCGTAGGCAATACGGGTGTCTGAAATCCCCTGATGATACAAGGGACCAAAGTACATTCCTCCGCCCCACCCTTGAAGTCCCAGCTTGACTTCAGGCCTTTGGCTTACAGAGCCTTTGGCCTTTGCTGCTCCAGAGATCCGCGGCTCGCCCCCGCCCTCCCCGCCCACTTCCCCCAGGGACCCCAGACTTTATGCCTTCGTAGACCCGCGAGTCAGGGAGCCCCAGCGCAGTTACTTCACCTCCTTCCCGTAGGCATCTGGGAATTGGGCGCCTGtggagaaaagaagcaaaggTTACCGGTCCTAGTGCCAGCCCTGACCGCCCCCAATCCGGGGGGCCCAGGTGGACATTGGCGAGAAACGGCACCACCCCCTCCCAGGAAGCTTCCGATTGGTAGGAACACGCTCGGGCAGTACTGGGAACCAATTGGACCCAGCTGGGGGACTTTAAAAGGTTTAGGGCTCCGCGGGCAGTCGGATAACCGGGAGGCTGGGCACTTCCTATAGGTTCCGCCCTTGCAGCAGACCCCGGAGGACGCCCCAAGCACAGTCCCAGCTTCGTCCCCAGCCCCCTGACCGTGCGCCCCGTAGGAGGCCAAGCCTAAGGCCGCAGCTCCGGACAAGGCGCCCAAGCGGCGGAAAGCTGCAGCTGGCCCGGCCATAGCTGTAGAACAGGACGCACCACACCAACACCGCCTAGGCCACCCAAGAGGCCAGCCAATCCCGGCCGCCCATGCAAATAAGGTTCACAGGCGCCCAATGCGGGCCGTGTTCATTTCAGCATTGAGCTCTTCACCCGCCTTTGTAAAACCGCTGCAGAGTGGCGAAGACGTCTGGCGGGCGGAGAAACCAGCACCAATTAGGAGCGGAGGAGCTAAGCAGTGGGGGGCGGGGTTGAGGGCGGGACTAGGGGATTTGCGTCACGGATTGGCCCACTTTCCAAGTTGATCGCGTCTTCGaacccccccacccccctgctCCGGCCAATTTCCAAAGATCCCGGTCTTCTCTCAAAGTTCCGCCCCCTTTCCCACAGGCTCCTCCTGTTCAGCTTCAAATCAAACCCACTCCCAAAAAGAGGCGGCCCCAAAGATAGCAAAGCCCCTCCTATTGCCAGTAAACCCCGCCCACTGCACAGATGGCTCCTCCCCCATGCCTGAAGGCTCCGCCTTCTTTGTATGATGCCCCGCCCCCTGTAGTTAAGATTtttctcccccccacccccccgagACCGCGAGAGCCCCGAGGGTGGAAGATCCTGGGGAATGTCTCCACCCTGCCTTGGCCCGCTACGTCCATCTGTCCGTCTGTCCACTCTCGCCCCCTCCCACCATCTCCAATCCCCCCACTCTCCGGAGGGCGGGCGGGCAGGCGGGTGCGAGCGGGGGGTGTGCGCCGCTCTCTCGGCAGGGGGCGGGGGAGGCGGCCGCGCGGTGACGCGCGGGGCTGCTGCGGCTGCTCCGCCGGCGGATCATCACTCTCGGGCTGGGATGGACGCGGGGCGGGCGGGCCCTGGCGCGCGGAGCCAGGAGTCCGGGCCTCCCGGCTGCTGAGCATCCCTCGAAgcctcccctcacccctgcctTCCCTCCTAGGAGCCGCGCTGACCCCCCACCCCGGGGCTCTGGACTCGGCTCCCGCCCTCCTCTGACTCCCCGGACCTCCCCCTCCCGCCCGCCCTCGGGATCGACTagatccctccccctccccgagGATTCCGGCTGGATCCCTGCCCCTGCACCGCGGATCCTGCGCTCCCGGGCCCCGGGCCCCTGGGGATTGCCGTGGACTCCTCCTCCAGCACCCGATCCTTAGGATCCTCCGCCTGGACCGCCTTCTGGTCCCTCGAAGCCGGCCCACGGAACCAGTGGATCCTCAGTCTAGTCCTGTCCCGTTGTCCCCTCCTTTCTCTATCGTCCCTACTGCGGGGTTCCCTGTTCTCGGGCTCCCCCGATCCCATCCCCTAGCTCTCCTTTTCCCGGGGATCGACTGGatcccggccccgccccccggGGCTGGGGCGATCTCCCTCCCCCGCCGGGTGAGGCGCTGCGGGCGGGGGCTGGGCCTGCGGGGCCGCGGGGGCTCAGAGGCCGCCGCCCCCTCCCGAAGGCCGTTCGCCCCCCACTGGAGCCCTGGATGGAGGCACCACGGCCCCAGGGCTGAGCCAGGTAGGACCTAAGCCGGGCCGGTGGAGGGGGCTGCGTGGCGGTCCACTGGggtctccctctccccatctccctccctgCGCCTGGTTTCCCTCAGCCTGCTCTGTCTGCGTGTCTCCGCCTAGGGATGCTCTCGCCGTGTCTCTGCGTCTTGGTCTctttgtctctgcctctctccagtCCATGAATGATCCTTTGAATGGGCCCACAGACCCCGTGTGTTcccatctccccctccccctccttctccccttcccggcCAAGCCATTTTCACCACTGCAGGAAGGGGGGGCCTGCGGCCTGAGCCCCCGTCCCTCAACTCTCCCCGGCTGGGGGAGTCAGGCCTGGGCAGGAatggagagagaaggcagagggatggggagaaggaggagggagcaaGATGTGGCagacagagatggggagagaaaatgggggagacagagatggggaaagacaggagagagagacgGAAGGCTTGAGGGGGAAATTTGGGGAAGGTAtttggaggagagagaaagaaatgagaaacaccAAAAAGAGAGatacagaagagaaagatgtaaaaagACCGAGGGTGAGAGACTGAAGGCAAGAGCTGGAGCAAGCTGGAAGAGGCCCAGGAAAGATGCTCCCAGGGAGCGCTACggagaggagagagatggggggGCCTccagtgggagggaaggagggagcggAGCTGGCTGGTGGGAGGAGGCCAGGGGCCCAGAGTACCTTCAGGAGGAGAGGGTGACTGAGGCAGATcttgttgtggggagggggagggggcagcAAGGCCATGGTAACTGGCCCAGTCTGGCACAGGAAAAGGAGATCCTGGGGGAATCAGCCCTGAGCCACCTCCAGGTGATGGGGGAATAGGAGCCTTAGAGAAGCTGAAAGGCAGGGGGCATGACTGGGTGTGTGTGGTAAGGATTCCTGTGTCCTCATCTCTGGAATAAATTGACACCTGCAGAGAGCCACCCGCGGGCTGGCGCCTGGCTCTGAAAACCCCGCGTCAGCAAACAGCTCTGGCGGCTGGTGGGGGGACGGGGCGGGGGGGGGCTTGCCGAAATGACCTGGGTGTCTGCCCCTCTGGTCTGATCTTTTCCCTTGGCTGGCCCCTGCTGCCCTGAGCACCCAGGCATCAGAGCAGCAACTGTGGGGGGGCGGGCAAGGGGAAGGGTAAGTGAATGAATGGGTT is part of the Chlorocebus sabaeus isolate Y175 chromosome 16, mChlSab1.0.hap1, whole genome shotgun sequence genome and encodes:
- the TMEM256 gene encoding transmembrane protein 256; translated protein: MAGPAAAFRRLGALSGAAALGLASYGAHGAQFPDAYGKELFEKANKHHFLHSLALLGVPHCRKPFWAGLLLASGTTLFCTSFYYQALSGDPSIQTLAPAGGTLLLLGWLALAL